A genomic region of Luteolibacter arcticus contains the following coding sequences:
- a CDS encoding HAD family hydrolase → MTEEMREKMERGLALFDLDGTLIAWDTQMLFCDHVVRREGWRRAYLGFFAAFVPAAKILGDEGMKRVFLSYLWRADHAKIEGWARDFVAEFFPARCYEVMLEKLQRHRDAGHLTVLASASPEFYAKEVGRVLGFDLALGTPVEWLGAMPLLPELRNHKGAEKVRRLSEIIGAPPEGVWPRSHGYSDSSADLPMLECCEENTLVNPSPKLTAIGEARGWEIQRPAKPWSGKAGHAREVLRRVTGL, encoded by the coding sequence GTGACGGAGGAAATGCGGGAAAAGATGGAGCGGGGGCTGGCCTTGTTCGATCTCGACGGCACCCTGATCGCCTGGGACACGCAGATGCTGTTCTGCGATCACGTGGTGAGGCGCGAGGGTTGGAGGCGGGCGTATCTCGGCTTCTTCGCCGCGTTCGTGCCGGCCGCGAAGATCCTCGGCGACGAGGGGATGAAGCGGGTCTTCCTGAGCTACCTCTGGCGCGCGGATCATGCGAAGATCGAGGGCTGGGCGAGGGATTTCGTCGCGGAGTTTTTCCCAGCACGGTGCTATGAGGTGATGCTGGAGAAGCTGCAGCGCCATCGCGATGCGGGGCACCTGACGGTGCTGGCTTCGGCGAGCCCGGAATTTTATGCGAAGGAGGTGGGGCGGGTGCTCGGCTTCGACCTCGCGCTGGGCACGCCGGTCGAATGGCTGGGTGCGATGCCGCTCTTGCCGGAACTGCGCAATCACAAGGGTGCCGAGAAAGTACGACGACTCTCGGAGATCATCGGTGCGCCTCCCGAGGGAGTGTGGCCGCGCAGCCATGGCTACTCCGACAGCTCGGCGGACCTGCCGATGCTGGAATGTTGCGAGGAGAATACCTTGGTAAATCCTTCACCCAAGCTTACGGCGATCGGGGAAGCGCGCGGCTGGGAGATCCAGCGCCCGGCGAAGCCATGGAGCGGGAAGGCAGGGCATGCCCGCGAGGTGCTGCGACGGGTCACGGGGCTGTGA